In Micropterus dolomieu isolate WLL.071019.BEF.003 ecotype Adirondacks linkage group LG01, ASM2129224v1, whole genome shotgun sequence, the sequence gtcaagtACTGATCAGAAAAATATAGaagttttttcattttgtagaCTTGTTGCGGCCCTGTGGAAAAGCTGCAGTTATGTAGTCACACAGCATCTGCTGCTgagaaaacaaatctaaaacagATTATGATACATTACGATCTCGGTCATTGTAACAGTATAAGGACCTTGTTTAAACATCATTAGGACACATTTATAGCCTGAATTAAAATTAGTTAAGCTACATTTCTCTCAGAGCTactaatgaaaaaaaagaaacagtgctCATTAACGGGGTAATGAAGGTCCCAGCTTCTCCACCAGCCTTCTGGTAACAAGGTTAAATCtgaaacaaccaaaaaaaaaaaaaaaaaaaatcaaccacagacaaaaacattttttttaaacagtctgCAAAAGAACTGCTTTATTTAGAAACCTGATTGAATCGTCTCTGGAAAACAGGAAGCCCGGCTCGGCTGTTCACCCCTGCAGAAGACGGGATCTGAAGGCACTGTTGAACATTTCTGCTCAGTGGTCGCAAGTTTACTCGTAAGCTGATGTTTAAACCGGGAGCTTGTCCAacaggcaaggaaaaaaaaaaaaaaatagagaagaAAAGAACAGTTGCTACTAATGTTAACAGGCCGGTGGCATATTCAGTAGCATCTTCACCTTCGCAGACGTCCCAATGAACTAAACTGTCTGCTTTGGTGAAAATCAACAAAGTACCATAATCCTTACGCTCAGGCTTTCCTTTACGTCCAACAACAAACCTGCCCTGTAGGAAAGTTaaggtcatttaaaaaaaaaaaaaaaaaagctgtattGCTGTAAGTTTTTAGACATTTAAACCCGAACACATCCTGTATGGTGTTGATGAGCAGAGATAAGACAAGCGGTTTCTTTCATTTACAGGCCGAGACGAGAGTCCGCCACAACAGTTATACGTTTGAATGCTAAATTTGATTTgaagtagagctgcaactaatcTATTAGTTGTCAGCTgctgataatcgattaatcggtTTGAGTAAGTCAAAATTCTCTAGCTTCAtaaatgtgaacatttaaaaaaaaataaataaaaaaaaaatagaagaaaaagaaaaacgaggtcatcttgggctttgggaaacactgatcgacatttttcaGACCAAAAAGAATCGAGAAATTAATCGACTatgaaaaataatcgttagttgcagccctaatctgAAGAATCAGGATAAAGTTTAAAAGGTTTGGTTCAAGTCCATCttaacacaacacacagataCCTTGTATACATTGTGAGAACTATGGGTCGCTGTAATCTTTCCGTCTGTCTGTGATCCCTTctaatgtcatttcattgttaaGAGGAGAAGGACAAAAGCCTTCTGTGTTTAAATAAGTTGAAGCTTCAGCAGTCAGAGTTAGACAAACAAGGTGAGTATCTTCATCCTGCTACTTGGAGTGGCGTCCTTGCCTCAAACCTATATGCGACTAACCAGGACGCTTCTCAGCCACATCTCAGTGAGGAAACTTAATATGTTTTTGAAAACAACTTAAATGTGTCCAATCTGTAAACAGATAATTTTGACGATCACTTGATTGACCGGAGTTGAGGAAACTCGCAGGATTTGAATTACTCAAGCTCTACTTCTGTCACTACTCATGTCAAGTACCACACCAAGAATGCCCGTTATCCCCATTTATACGATTCAACACATCAAGACTTAGCCTGGGAACCAGACGAATCTACCGAATTCACGTTTCATTTGCTCTGGCAGATGCTTctgcccccccctccccttcccttCAAACCGGCACCCACCTGTCCTGGAACTGGTCGGGCCAATCACAACCATTTATCTCATATTGGCCGGTCCAGATTTGAAAAGTCGCATGTCACTGCTCTAAGTGGTCGTAGGTCTGTGACGCACCAGGCTCAAGAAACTCAGATCCAACTGTCGAACTAGGCAGTGAAGTCGCTTTGGGAAGGGGTCACTTCACGACTAGTGTGAACATGAAGGATGACAACAGTGACTGTTAAGAAAAACCCAAACTTTTCCTTTAGACTCCAGAAATGTCTCTAACTTGGCCTTTTGGTTGAACTGCAGTTCAATAGAGAAAATCATAAAGGCCCAAAGACAGGGTAAATGTTATTTTGTCATGTCACCAAACATACACTTTTCTGATCAGTCTGGCTTCACTGGTGATTTCAGCAGTGAAGCCATGAACAAGTTTTAACTTGCAACTTAAATTTTTAAGAActtctttgttctgtttttatctggtatgtatgtttgtgacaactgtatataaagatggatgAAAGTGAAGCCAAAACACCCTGATCGCCCCTGCATTAATCATCAACCATATGTTATTTTTAATAGTTATTTAATTAGTATTTGACGCTATAAATACGGGGTTTCACgtcatgattgacagctgagccTCGAGTCGGCCAGGCGTACAGCGAGACTAGGCTCAAAAAGTGTcgtccatctttatatacagtctatgtttgaTCACAGGGAAAAGAACTGTTAAATTGACTTGTTAATAGAGTTTGGTGCGACATTTTCTCATCCATACAGCATGAAAGATGTATCTTTTTATGTATCAAGGTTGACTGAGCCAAATAAGCAGAATCTCCTTTTGTCGCAGCAGCAAGGCAGGAAACcgttttcaaaacaaaatctcAAGTATAATTTTCAAAAGTCCGATTAGGATTGTCCAAAAGATCGACTCCTCTTCCTGAAAGTCCTCCTCTGCCTCATGAGGGGATTGCCCTTGCCTTTGTCCGTCTTCTGAAGTGTATAAGCCCTTTTCAAACGGGTCCACGGGCACCATCTGATCGTAAAACACTCGCATTTCAAACTCGCTCTCCTTGTGAGACGGGTGGCCGTAAATGCCGATGCCCACGGGCCTCGCAAAGTCCCCCGGCACCACCACCACATCCTGGCCGCAGGTGACCGACTGCAGCTTGTACGTGTCGAAGCTCGGCCGCAGGGTTTTATCCGACACGTAGAGGTCCGCGTCCCCCTTGAGACTTTGCATGTGCAGGATGATTCTGCCATCGTGGTTGAGGCGCAGGTAGCTGTAGTTCCCGGCCCCGATGTGGCCCTGAACCACATGGAGCAGCACCCAGTCTTCGGGTACGCCGTCGTCCTCCGAGGAGTTCAGGAAGCCTCTTACCTGGGACAGCAGGAGGCCAACGACCAGagcgctgcagctcagc encodes:
- the lg01h6orf120 gene encoding UPF0669 protein C6orf120 homolog — protein: MMLSCSALVVGLLLSQVRGFLNSSEDDGVPEDWVLLHVVQGHIGAGNYSYLRLNHDGRIILHMQSLKGDADLYVSDKTLRPSFDTYKLQSVTCGQDVVVVPGDFARPVGIGIYGHPSHKESEFEMRVFYDQMVPVDPFEKGLYTSEDGQRQGQSPHEAEEDFQEEESIFWTILIGLLKIILEILF